A stretch of Armatimonadota bacterium DNA encodes these proteins:
- a CDS encoding GAF domain-containing protein: MKKPNKAAQIASVIFLAITVAAVTILVWITGTRGIAVHFYYIPIIYAGFAFGDYGAIIVSLLAAALCGPWMPAEITADGPVPQGLSDIIVRMLIFYVIGIAASRASQELKRRILEARNLYEVARKVTSSLRLPEVLELITHHAVAVMDARASVIRLLNAETCELELAAQHGLSEEYASKGPVSVAGSEMDRIVLEGEILQISNVSKDPRFQYPEEAAREGIQAVLSVPLTSHGTPLGVIRIYSERERVFLPREIDLLQAFADQAAVAIENAELYEGLRESYYETVRALTIAIEAKDSATYSHSERVTDLALKLAARLGVNGDELEMLRFGATLHDIGKIGVAEGFLDSREGPEETQVFYRMHPLIGRSILQPISFLAPAVPIVVSHHERWDGTGFPEGRKGEEIPLLARIIAVVDRYERLINPEGGDGGMSPGEALHTVVSEAGTRFDPRIVLAFRELARSGLADLPA; this comes from the coding sequence ATGAAGAAGCCAAACAAGGCGGCGCAGATCGCCTCGGTCATCTTTCTGGCAATCACGGTTGCGGCGGTGACAATTCTCGTCTGGATCACCGGCACCCGCGGCATTGCCGTGCACTTCTACTATATTCCCATCATCTACGCCGGGTTCGCTTTTGGCGACTATGGCGCGATCATCGTCTCCCTGCTGGCGGCCGCCTTGTGTGGTCCCTGGATGCCCGCGGAAATCACCGCCGATGGGCCCGTTCCCCAGGGACTGTCGGATATCATCGTCCGGATGCTCATCTTCTATGTGATCGGCATCGCCGCTTCCCGTGCCAGTCAGGAACTCAAGCGCCGCATTCTCGAAGCGCGTAATCTCTACGAGGTAGCGCGGAAGGTCACCTCTTCCCTCCGGCTGCCTGAGGTGCTGGAACTCATCACCCACCACGCCGTGGCAGTCATGGACGCGCGAGCATCGGTCATCCGGCTGCTCAACGCGGAGACCTGCGAACTGGAGCTTGCCGCCCAGCATGGTCTGAGCGAGGAATATGCAAGCAAAGGCCCGGTCTCCGTGGCAGGCAGTGAAATGGACCGGATTGTGCTCGAGGGCGAAATTCTGCAGATCAGCAATGTGAGTAAGGACCCCCGCTTCCAGTATCCCGAGGAAGCCGCGCGCGAGGGCATCCAAGCGGTGCTCAGCGTACCCCTGACCAGCCACGGCACCCCTCTTGGCGTGATCAGAATCTACTCGGAGAGAGAACGCGTTTTCCTGCCGCGAGAGATCGACCTTCTGCAGGCCTTTGCCGACCAGGCAGCGGTCGCCATCGAGAATGCAGAGCTCTATGAGGGCCTCCGAGAGAGCTATTACGAGACGGTGCGCGCCTTGACCATCGCCATTGAGGCCAAGGACTCCGCCACCTACAGCCATTCCGAGCGAGTGACCGATCTGGCGCTGAAACTCGCCGCCCGGCTCGGCGTCAATGGCGACGAGCTGGAGATGCTGCGGTTCGGCGCCACCTTGCATGACATCGGGAAGATCGGGGTTGCCGAGGGCTTCCTGGATTCCCGGGAAGGGCCCGAGGAGACCCAGGTGTTCTACCGCATGCATCCGCTCATCGGGCGCAGTATCCTGCAGCCCATCTCCTTCCTTGCCCCGGCGGTTCCCATCGTCGTCTCGCACCACGAGAGATGGGACGGCACCGGGTTCCCCGAGGGACGGAAGGGGGAGGAGATCCCACTGCTCGCCCGGATTATTGCGGTGGTAGATCGATACGAGCGGCTGATCAACCCCGAGGGCGGTGACGGCGGAATGAGCCCCGGTGAGGCGCTGCACACCGTGGTATCTGAAGCGGGCACCCGTTTCGATCCCCGCATCGTCCTGGCCTTCCGTGAACTCGCCCGCAGTGGGCTGGCGGATCTGCCGGCGTAG
- the metG gene encoding methionine--tRNA ligase, whose amino-acid sequence MEQAGQKRFYITTPIYYVTARPHIGTSYTTIAADVLARFHRLKGDAVLFATGVDEHAQKNLRAAQAQGVPVMEFLDGYAQVYREVWDRLHIQPDRFIRTTEPEHRTSVQEVFRRLLETGDIYKSEYEGWYCVPCETYFPEAELVEGNCPDCGRAVERLAQDAYFFRTSKYADALIDHISTHDQFILPESRRNEVLGFIRGGLMDTCVSRRGTDFGIPVPGDEEHVVYVWFDALINYLTVAGYPDLDETLWPPDVQLMGKDILPRFHASIWPAMLMALGLPLPKMLFAHGWWVSDDGDKISKSKGNVVDLEEVAAQLVEISGCAPSVAVDAARYFVLREVQFGLDGSFSMRSLLNRFNGDLANDLGNILNRSLPLLERYCEGVVPNPGENAGAFAELLGQVVPAVDAAMAMVDFRGALESIWSLLAAGNKFIDERQPWTLYKEGRTDELHAVLYDVLDLIRIISTLVRPFMPEAAQEIWRQLGLEDRPDLLSVDACAAGLLPAGTRIRKAEPIFPRVDIQKVEAAAQEKTAPPAKSPKESKSVNTISYEQFSQLELKVGKVLDVEPVPNADKLFKLTVDVGEAEPRTLVAGLAKAFSARELLDATVVVVANLEPATIRGVESNGMVLAAGDKEPLALVTLDRDCAPGTKVR is encoded by the coding sequence ATGGAGCAGGCGGGTCAGAAACGTTTCTATATCACAACGCCGATCTACTATGTCACGGCGCGCCCGCACATCGGCACGTCATACACCACCATCGCCGCCGACGTCCTGGCCCGCTTTCACAGGCTCAAAGGCGACGCCGTCTTGTTCGCCACCGGTGTGGATGAGCACGCCCAGAAGAACTTGCGCGCCGCGCAGGCACAAGGCGTCCCCGTCATGGAGTTCCTCGACGGGTACGCTCAGGTCTACCGCGAAGTCTGGGACCGCCTCCACATCCAGCCCGACCGGTTCATCAGGACCACAGAACCGGAGCACCGGACCTCGGTGCAGGAGGTCTTCCGCCGACTCCTCGAGACGGGCGACATCTACAAGTCGGAATACGAGGGCTGGTACTGCGTTCCCTGCGAGACCTACTTCCCCGAAGCTGAACTGGTTGAGGGCAATTGCCCGGACTGCGGCCGCGCCGTGGAACGCTTGGCCCAGGATGCTTACTTCTTCCGCACCTCAAAGTACGCCGATGCCCTGATCGATCATATCAGCACCCATGACCAGTTCATCCTGCCCGAAAGTCGGCGGAACGAGGTGCTCGGGTTTATCCGCGGCGGGCTGATGGACACCTGCGTGAGCCGCCGGGGCACCGATTTCGGCATTCCTGTCCCGGGCGATGAGGAGCACGTCGTCTACGTCTGGTTCGACGCCCTCATCAACTACCTGACGGTAGCCGGCTACCCGGACCTGGACGAAACCCTCTGGCCGCCCGACGTGCAGCTCATGGGCAAGGACATCCTGCCTCGCTTCCATGCCTCCATCTGGCCAGCAATGCTCATGGCCCTGGGCCTGCCGCTGCCGAAAATGCTCTTCGCTCACGGCTGGTGGGTCTCCGACGACGGGGACAAGATCAGCAAGTCCAAGGGGAATGTGGTGGATCTGGAGGAGGTCGCCGCGCAACTTGTGGAGATCTCGGGCTGCGCACCTTCGGTCGCCGTGGATGCGGCCCGATACTTCGTCCTGCGTGAGGTCCAGTTCGGCCTGGACGGCAGCTTCTCCATGCGCTCGCTGCTCAACCGGTTCAACGGCGATCTGGCCAATGATCTGGGCAACATCCTGAACCGGTCGCTTCCCCTGCTTGAACGGTATTGCGAAGGCGTCGTGCCCAATCCTGGCGAAAACGCAGGGGCGTTCGCCGAGTTGCTGGGGCAGGTCGTTCCCGCGGTGGATGCAGCCATGGCGATGGTGGACTTCCGCGGCGCCCTGGAATCGATCTGGAGCCTTCTTGCGGCGGGGAATAAGTTCATCGACGAGCGCCAGCCCTGGACCCTCTACAAGGAGGGCAGGACCGACGAACTGCACGCGGTCCTGTATGACGTGCTGGACCTGATCCGGATCATCTCCACACTAGTGCGGCCATTCATGCCCGAGGCAGCGCAAGAGATCTGGCGCCAGCTGGGTCTGGAAGACCGGCCTGACTTGCTGAGCGTCGATGCATGCGCCGCCGGGCTTCTTCCAGCGGGGACGCGCATTCGGAAAGCCGAGCCCATCTTCCCGCGGGTGGATATCCAGAAGGTGGAGGCGGCGGCTCAGGAAAAGACGGCCCCACCAGCGAAGAGCCCGAAGGAGTCGAAGTCCGTGAACACCATTAGCTATGAGCAGTTTTCCCAGCTTGAGCTCAAAGTCGGCAAGGTGCTGGATGTTGAGCCTGTGCCCAATGCCGACAAGCTGTTCAAACTCACCGTGGATGTTGGTGAAGCGGAGCCGCGTACGCTGGTAGCGGGTCTGGCAAAGGCTTTCAGCGCTCGCGAACTGCTGGACGCCACCGTTGTGGTCGTGGCAAACCTGGAACCGGCGACGATCCGCGGGGTTGAGTCAAACGGCATGGTCCTTGCCGCCGGAGACAAGGAGCCGCTGGCGCTGGTTACTCTGGACCGCGACTGCGCGCCTGGGACGAAAGTGCGTTGA